From Cucumis melo cultivar AY chromosome 1, USDA_Cmelo_AY_1.0, whole genome shotgun sequence, a single genomic window includes:
- the LOC107991587 gene encoding uncharacterized mitochondrial protein AtMg00810-like: protein MGYKFEIKDLENLKYFLGMGIARSREGISVSKRKYILDVLTKTGMLECRPTDTPIELNVKLKDTSDKVLIDTEKYQCLFMQTPYKEDMKAINRIMRKSTFGYCTFVWDNLVTWRSKKQGVVARSSAEAEYRAMSL, encoded by the exons ATGGGGTATAAGTTTGAAATTAAGGACTTGGAGAATCTGAAATACTTCCTTGGGATGGGAATTGCCAGATCTAGAGAGGGTATCTCTGTATCCAAGAGGAAATACATCCTTGATGTGTTAACTAAGACAGGTATGTTAGAATGTCGTCCCACTGATACACCTATTGAGCTCAACGTCAAACTCAAAGATACAAGTGACAAAGTTCTAATAGACACAGAAAAGTATCAGTGCCTG TTCATGCAAACTCCTTACAAAGAAGACATGAAGGCAATAAATCGAATCATGAG AAAATCTACCTTTGGGTACTGTACTTTTGTATGGGACAATCTCGTCACTTGGAGAAGCAAGAAGCAAGGGGTTGTTGCTAGGAGTAGTGCTGAAGCTGAATACAGAGCCATGAGTTTGTGA